The following are encoded in a window of Jeotgalibacillus aurantiacus genomic DNA:
- a CDS encoding class I SAM-dependent rRNA methyltransferase, with product MRLKKVRIKNKFTDKIRKGYPLLLTEMIEGDIPEEGSVVQVEDMRGSFLATGYIGKQNKGSGWLLSWNQQEGIDQEFFTSKITEAVAYRKPFFEDTETTAFRLFNGEGDGVGGLTIDHYAGHYLFTWYSKGIYAFRDMILDAFEAVLPYDSIYEKKRFDSKGQYVEDDDFVRGERPTFPIVVKENSAHFAVYLNDGAMTGIFLDQRNVRQAIRNQYAEGKNVLNTFSYTGAFSVFAALGGAVKTTNVDLANRSLPKTIEQFSMNAIDYEAQDILVRDVFRYFDYAVKNNVTYDLVIMDPPSFARSKKHTFSAAKDYKNLIKQAIDLTEKNGVMVASTNAASFDMKKFRSFIDKAFKEKERRYKIIETFSLPDDFRTSSAFPEGDYLKVCIIKAG from the coding sequence ATCAGGTTGAAGAAAGTCAGAATTAAGAATAAATTTACCGATAAAATCCGCAAAGGCTATCCTCTGTTACTTACTGAGATGATTGAAGGGGATATTCCGGAGGAGGGTTCGGTTGTACAGGTAGAAGATATGCGCGGAAGTTTTTTGGCAACGGGATACATCGGGAAACAGAACAAAGGTTCAGGCTGGCTGTTAAGCTGGAACCAGCAAGAAGGAATCGATCAGGAATTTTTTACCTCGAAAATAACAGAAGCTGTTGCCTATCGCAAGCCGTTTTTTGAAGATACGGAGACGACTGCTTTCAGGTTATTCAATGGAGAAGGTGATGGCGTAGGCGGCTTGACGATTGATCATTATGCCGGGCATTATTTATTCACTTGGTACAGTAAAGGGATTTATGCGTTCAGGGATATGATTCTGGATGCATTTGAAGCTGTTCTGCCGTATGACAGCATTTATGAGAAAAAGCGTTTTGATTCAAAGGGGCAGTATGTGGAGGATGATGATTTTGTCCGCGGGGAACGGCCAACCTTCCCGATCGTGGTGAAGGAAAACAGTGCCCACTTTGCGGTTTATCTGAATGATGGTGCGATGACAGGGATTTTTCTTGATCAGCGTAATGTCAGACAGGCGATCAGAAATCAGTATGCAGAAGGAAAAAACGTGTTGAACACCTTTTCTTATACAGGGGCTTTTTCGGTATTTGCAGCCCTTGGCGGTGCAGTGAAAACAACGAATGTGGATCTGGCAAACCGCAGTCTGCCGAAAACGATTGAGCAGTTCAGTATGAATGCCATTGACTATGAGGCGCAGGATATTCTGGTAAGAGATGTGTTCAGATATTTTGATTATGCCGTTAAAAATAACGTCACGTATGACCTTGTTATCATGGACCCACCAAGCTTTGCGCGGTCTAAAAAGCATACATTCAGCGCTGCAAAGGACTATAAAAATCTGATTAAACAGGCGATTGATCTGACCGAGAAAAACGGTGTAATGGTCGCTTCAACAAATGCGGCTTCCTTTGATATGAAAAAGTTCCGTTCTTTTATCGATAAAGCTTTTAAAGAAAAAGAGCGACGTTACAAAATCATTGAAACGTTCTCTCTCCCGGATGATTTCAGGACGTCATCGGCTTTTCCGGAAGGGGATTATTTGAAAGTATGTATCATTAAAGCCGGTTAA
- a CDS encoding SRPBCC family protein translates to MGALNQTMVIDRPVEEVFAKTVRMENSPQIMDQVEEVTKLTEGPVSKGTRYEEIRNLGGRRVRSELIVTEYEPNRSYAVSSEQNGVQITFRYTFRPEGDGTFITFDGDIQTKGLARSMFKGMIVRMISKEELFHLQRLKKYIEKQDTGSDQVEESQN, encoded by the coding sequence GTGGGAGCATTGAATCAAACAATGGTGATTGATCGCCCGGTTGAAGAAGTGTTTGCAAAGACCGTGCGTATGGAAAATTCACCTCAAATTATGGACCAGGTGGAAGAAGTCACTAAATTAACGGAAGGTCCGGTTTCAAAAGGGACTCGTTATGAAGAGATCAGAAATCTTGGTGGGCGCCGTGTCAGATCAGAGCTGATCGTCACGGAGTACGAACCGAATCGTTCCTACGCCGTTTCCAGTGAACAAAATGGCGTGCAGATCACGTTCCGCTATACATTTCGTCCTGAAGGAGATGGCACGTTTATTACCTTTGACGGTGATATTCAGACGAAGGGATTAGCGCGTTCTATGTTTAAAGGGATGATTGTGCGAATGATTTCCAAGGAAGAATTATTTCACTTACAGCGATTGAAAAAATACATCGAGAAGCAGGATACAGGGAGCGATCAGGTTGAAGAAAGTCAGAATTAA